DNA from Intestinimonas massiliensis (ex Afouda et al. 2020):
TCAAAGGCCTTGGCGTTGGCCTCGTTGAACTTGGACTTGCCCTTTTTGGCAAACATGTGGTTCATAGCGGTCACGGCGGCGTCGTGGGTGAAGTCGCCCATCAGCTTGACGATGGCGCCGGTCATGACGATGTTGGCCCCCTTGGGGTTGCCCAGGCCGGTGGCGATCTCGGTGCAGTTGACCTTGACGTAGGTCACGTCCTGACGGGCTCCCTCGGGCAGCTCCACGGTGTCCCCGATCAGCACGGTGCCGCCGGGGGCCACGATGGGCAGAAACTTGAGCAGGGACGGCTCGTTCATGGCCAGCAGCAGATCGGGCGCCTCCTGAGAGGGGTT
Protein-coding regions in this window:
- a CDS encoding 2-oxoacid:acceptor oxidoreductase family protein; translated protein: MKEIVFAGSGGQGVLTSGLIISDIAASEGINVTWVPSYGSAMRGGTANCTVKYCAENYIYNPSQEAPDLLLAMNEPSLLKFLPIVAPGGTVLIGDTVELPEGARQDVTYVKVNCTEIATGLGNPKGANIVMTGAIVKLMGDFTHDAAVTAMNHMFAKKGKSKFNEANAKAFDAGYNAVEAVAAASCVR